A region of the Festucalex cinctus isolate MCC-2025b chromosome 8, RoL_Fcin_1.0, whole genome shotgun sequence genome:
tacgtggcacttgacattgttttcttttttttttttaaacagccttccgcggagtaacagcgggtgtctggggcagcgaaaatctgtactagttccgtcttcgcgcgacaggaaacaactgacgatgacgcgaatgacgtcacatcctgcagacagagggcgggaaattcgaaggattcggaccggacgcttccgaaataatattggccagaggcttgtaggagtacccattgtgaacagctaagatgttgatctactaattagaatatgtttcactcataaatggtcaaataaaaaggctattgttaagatattttttggggaaatcctacatagtgtagctttaagaaaatgaaatgaaaacgctaGTATGCTGTCCTGGATCAAagcttcaaataaataaataaataaataaataaataaataaataaagatcacGGTCAGACTCTCAGGTGGATgcgcaggctgatacagcacggacgtactgaataaactaaactgggctgctcattctgtagcgaaaagtgaagccggcggcggccatcttgcgttacCACACTTacagtaagttgacttttcTGCAGCATACTTTTTCCTCCTCTGCAGCGAAAATATCACTGTGTGACgtatggttgtaccaataagtataaaataagtgtaggagatgctctaaatgcagatttcatcagtaagaaatGAAGAATGTGAATATCCTgcctagggtgccaagttgcttatGGACGCCACTGGCCAGCATAGACACATCCGATTGAAAATACTTTTGCATTAAACCCAGAATAACAAGCAGTTGGCGGGCCGTCTTGTAGCAGATATCTTGAAACCATAATATTACAAAACTTTGTTTTGCACTGTTAATACTATAATAGTTGTGGGCATGTGCGAAACTATTAAGGCTTCTATTGTTCCAGAGCAGAGAGAAGACGCGCATTGTGATGCTCATGAACTTTCAATTGTTCTGATCTGGGGTGGAACGGCGAGATCCCCTTTGTTGGAACTTCCTCAGAGGACTAAAGAGGTTGTCAGAGTAGCTTTAGAAACGTCATAAGGCTATTAGTGTCAAAGGTCCTGAAAGCTTGAGGCTTCATTCCAGGATTCAACGATTAGCCCGTAATATAGTTTGAAAAATTGTCCTtgatacaaaaacaatattttctatAAATTGTTAAAATTAACTCACTCAAACTAACCTGTGGTGATAATACCACCTCACATATTTTAACATAGACAATATATAAACTCAGGAAAATCAGAATTCATTCCtgcaacaaaaaatgtacagatATATTGGGCTTAATACGTTCCTCCCACGATTCTTTTTGCTGGAGCataaacaagaaaaataaagtaaTGGTCTCAGACTGTGTGTGTGACGTCGAGGCTTCTCTGTCTGCCTTTCCTGCCAAGTCCTAGCGCCAGGGCGGCGTGCTACAATGCGGCACCCTGGTCCATCAGGGATGAATTCAGCTTCTGCCGAGTATATTTTTAACCAGCCGGGTTATGTAACAAGTACTTGTTGTTTGGATCTGAGCGCAGAGGAGAGGAGGCGGCTTCCAATGGCAAACATGCAGGCCAATTTACCTCGCCTGTGTTAGCTGTGATGTTTTCGTGTTGTTTCACCTCATGGTTGCAATTGGATATGTTGTGTTAAAATGGGACTGAGGAGTCAGCCATTAAGCTAACATCTACTTAAAATGAAAACCTAGCTGTTGCAGGATTTGTAGACAATGTTCTctcaaaaaatattcatacgctggacatttttttgtgtctgaCTGTCTTTAAGCTGTCAATTACTCAAGAGATTCTCAATCAAATTAATAGAGTACCTTCTCAATGCAGGAATATCCAATGTTCATGAATTATGCCTGACTAGATGTTATCAGGATCCTTTTAGAATAGTGCTGAAAATAGTTTTGTCAACAATGTCTAAAAGTGCCATTTATTGAAATggaaaaaagtacaacaaaactTGGTAAATACTTACTTTAACACAAGCCTACTTACAGCCTTCTTAGTaggtagggttgccaactttctcatcccaaaataagggacaggtgcatatatatatatatatatatatatatatatatatatatatatatatatatatatatatataaagggtGTAAATCTCTCTAATCAAGACGGTTCGATACGCATCTCGATACATGGGGTGCGATCCGACGCAAGGACGGttcgattttaaaatgaaacgatTCGGTTCGGTTCGATTCAGTAGGATTACTATTCGATTCGGTTCGATTCGGTGTAGCGGTGCACCGATTAATTACTCAACGATTAgttaattgtcaaattaatttacaattattttgttactCAGTTTATGGTTTGAAtatcttgtttaatttaaagtgatcaaaatgtgttgtaacttgtacatttgtaaaaatctgcttttattttgtaaatacagCGATCTGTAATGTTCTAACATGTTGCAGACCAAATTAGTAACTATCAAGTctcttaaattgttttttatacaTCTGCCGAAATACTCCACTCGTAAGTTGTAACTactaattaatatatttttcaaagtgccacCTTACTACATGTAAACTAATTAACTTAAATGCTGATACAGGCCAAGTTTTGATTATCACTCAGAAAAAAACCTTATGagagaaaatgtatatacacattCTTACtgagtagatagatagatagatagatagatagatacttaatttgtttatttatgtattaatccCCCTAAGGGGAAATTTAGTTGTCCATCAGTAGCACCAGGAAAATAaatagacaacaacaaaaagacatcTCGAAAGTACTCAATATGTAAGAACCCGACAGTTTACATCACTActaattattataaaaatgGATAGCAGCTGGAATAAAACATCTCTTAAGCTCTTTATAGCTTGCTTGTGTGTGAAACTGTGAACACAATGACACAGACAGATAAACAAACATACTGCACAATATGCATGAATTCAACCTCTTTTCTAATTCTAAGACCCTCCATCCTCTCTTGAACTCAGTCAACCCTGCTTACCTGGATGACTGTGTTTCCACCCTCCAGCAGGGCAATGGCTAGCAGTATGCTTTCTTGGAAGACGTGATCGCTGGTCACGTTCCAGATCAGGTAGCACTGGACCTCTGCTAATCTCTCTTCACCTCGCCCTCTGACCCCAGGACTaacaactaccatcacaaaaaaaaacaaaaaaaaaaaaaaaaacgatcaacATTTATTATACTTTTGCCAAAGTGCATAGAGTAGAATGGGTTAAAATGCTGTTAAAATCGCGATTTATTTAATAGCTtagattaggggtgtcaaactcatatttactcaggggccacatggacgaaaatatattaccaagagGGCCTGCCCGGTAAAGTCATggcatataacttaaaaacaattggtgTCAGTTATACACAGATTTAAGACTTTAGCCGTGTCATTtctgtttgtgttaccagtagctGAATGTGTATCATATTCAGaatgtttgtttgatttatgttggtctatgtttttatatttttccacaaacagtaactttaggttgtgtgtaaaataacatCCAGGTCAATTCCGGgttcaagttgcattgctcatctgagaatTGCTCATGAAGTTCCGAATTTATGTTTTGATCTTGGAcatctgattaattggtccaacaTGATTCATATTTGTAGTTTACAAGATCATCTCACTCTACCTCTAATACATTCAACCACACCATTCCTCTCTCAACTTGATAATTCTAATTTGAAGCCTTCCTGTATATAACATTCAAGAGCAGGTAATTTGCCAAGAGCTATCGAGTATGTCATAAAATAACTGCTGTCGTAAGTGCGactgtcattatttatttaattatctgCTTGACCACTCATTTCCAGGTATCAATGAACAATCTTAGAGGTAGATGACTAACAGAACAAAGCGCAAAATGTCAGTCTCAGAGTACCTTAGTGGTTCGGTTATTTGATAATTAAATTAGAAACGGTAACTAACTGAAGACAGGCAATATGAAAATACACGCAAATGATAATGAAATCATTGAACAAACTGAACGTCTGCAATAGGCAGACACATGCAAAAGACCAGGCAATTCTAACTATAAAAGGGCTGGCCATCTCACTGATGATCACACTGGCATCTCCGGTTCGAAGCCCAGAAGACTCAAACAACTCAGCTGATCATCACACCTTCATCAGGTGAGTGCTAACTCAGCAGCTGTACGAATTGTGCGTTGACGACAGGAGAAATCAGAGAGAACGCTGCTATTGGATGGTCGCATAGCTTTTATGTTACAATGACATGTTTTATTGTTTGCCTGTCAGGTACTCATCATGTCTTCAACTGCGACAAAACCCATGCAATTGCCTGCTCTGGGTCAGCCCTATACCTTGGGGATGCTCTATGATGCTCGCAAAGATACACTGATTCCAGGTAGAAATTGACGCACAGTCGTCCTTATTGGGGGGGGATCGATTGTCGAGGTTCTTACATACAATATATATGTCTTTTCGTGCAGGTTTCACTCTGTGGGATAGAGACAGTCTCGATAGCCAGACCACTGAAACAACTCAAAAAAGCAGTTCCTTTAAGATAACAGCCTCTGACACCATTGAATCAAAGTCTTCTCTGATGGATATTGAAGCTTCTCTGAATATAAGTTGGTTAGGTGGATTGGTTGAAGTTTCAGGATCTGCCAAGTACctgaataataagaagaaattCAAGAACCAGAGCAGGGTATCTTTTCAGTATAAAGCTACCACCGTCTTTAAGCAGCTTTCTCTTCCTGCTCTTGGGCCACTAACCAGCCAACAACAGAAAGTGATTGAGAACAGCTCGGCAACACATTTGGTCACAGGTCTCCTTTATGGGGCAAATGCAGTCTTTGTGTTTGACAGTCAGAAGTTGGATGCCAGCAGTGTTGAAGACATCCAGGGTAGCATGAAGGCTGTCATCAAGAAGATTCCTACATTTGATATTGAAGGAAGTGCTCAAATAAAACTGACTGCTGAGGAGCAAAAGCTGACAAATAAGTTCAGCTGCACATTCTATGGAGACCTCATTCTTGAAAAAAACCCTTCCACCTTTGTCCAAGCTGTACAAACCTACAGTGAGCTTCCAACACTATTGGGAGATAAGGAAAATTATGCTCCTGTGACTGTCTGGCTGTATCCTCTGCACAAACTGTACGAGAGAGCTTCTGTGCTGGTCAAAGAGCTCAGCATCTCACTAGCAAGTCAAATTCAAAGAGCTATAGAAGATGAAAATGAAGTGTATATGAGATGCAACGACAGTTTGTATAGCAATGCAGCAAGAAATTTTCCCGCAATTCGCAAGAATATAAGCAGTTTCCAAAAACTTTGTTCTTATTACAAAGCTGCAGTCACACAGTACCTAGCCAGAAATCTCCCTTGCATCCGCAATGGCAAAGAAGATGAGAGCGCATTAGCAAAATTTTTAAATGATCGAGAAAATTCTCCATTCCGCCAACCACACCTAAACGGGTGGTTGGCGAACAAGGAACGAGACATCAATGTCATTGATTCCTGTGTTAACATGATACTGAATGGCACAGACGCTCAAATAGTGCACAATAAATCAGAATTGGATAAAGTGATTCTTACTCCAGGTGTCACAGAtgttgtttgctttgttttcacTGACTTGGAGACAAATGACCCCTGCCTTAATTCCATGGCCAAGTACCTGGAGGAATTCCAGCCTGGAGGAATTGATGACAAACACATTGTGTTCACGACTGACGTCATCATCAAAATGAGAGAAAAAGCCCAAGAGTTCATTCAATATGGCAAACTTTTGAGAAATAGCAAAAGTGTCAAGTTTCTTATCACTGCTATGACAAATAACAAATACAAGGGAGCTTCCATCTACCATTACAAAGATTTGAGCCTACGCACTGACAACTTCACAAAGCCATCTGTCCCATCAGTAGAGACGATCACAGAGAGAAAGGACCTCATCTGGTGTAAGTTCCTTTTTTGTGCCGCTATTCACACTTCCAAATTATGAAATGAAACCAATTGtaagatgtttatttttgtctatCCACTAGATGCTACTGATCTCACGCTGGATGAAAAGACTGTCAACAAACATCTGACTCTGTCACAAGAGAACAAGAAAGTGACCTTCGGCACTGTCAAGTCATATCCTAATAACTCAGAAAGGTTTATTGATTTCGAGCAAGTTCTATGCAAAGAGCCGCTAACTGGTCGTCATTATTGGGAGGTTGAGTTTAGGGGTGAGGttgattttgttgttgcatACGCGTCAACTCCGAGGAGCACTTCAGAGGTTGGATGGAATAAGCACAGCTTCGCAGATTCCAAAACTTCCTGGGGAATATACGCTGGAAATTCCTATCTATTAGAAATGTCATTCATATATTTCATTCCATATGTGTCCTGGCAAGCTTATGCTCCAGGCGTGCAAAAGCTTGGAATTTATCTGGACTGTCCTGGGGGTACTTTGTCCTTCTACGCTGTCTCTGGAGAA
Encoded here:
- the LOC144024464 gene encoding neoverrucotoxin subunit alpha-like produces the protein MSSTATKPMQLPALGQPYTLGMLYDARKDTLIPGFTLWDRDSLDSQTTETTQKSSSFKITASDTIESKSSLMDIEASLNISWLGGLVEVSGSAKYLNNKKKFKNQSRVSFQYKATTVFKQLSLPALGPLTSQQQKVIENSSATHLVTGLLYGANAVFVFDSQKLDASSVEDIQGSMKAVIKKIPTFDIEGSAQIKLTAEEQKLTNKFSCTFYGDLILEKNPSTFVQAVQTYSELPTLLGDKENYAPVTVWLYPLHKLYERASVLVKELSISLASQIQRAIEDENEVYMRCNDSLYSNAARNFPAIRKNISSFQKLCSYYKAAVTQYLARNLPCIRNGKEDESALAKFLNDRENSPFRQPHLNGWLANKERDINVIDSCVNMILNGTDAQIVHNKSELDKVILTPGVTDVVCFVFTDLETNDPCLNSMAKYLEEFQPGGIDDKHIVFTTDVIIKMREKAQEFIQYGKLLRNSKSVKFLITAMTNNKYKGASIYHYKDLSLRTDNFTKPSVPSVETITERKDLIWYATDLTLDEKTVNKHLTLSQENKKVTFGTVKSYPNNSERFIDFEQVLCKEPLTGRHYWEVEFRGEVDFVVAYASTPRSTSEVGWNKHSFADSKTSWGIYAGNSYLLEMSFIYFIPYVSWQAYAPGVQKLGIYLDCPGGTLSFYAVSGETLKYYRTISQQFDNTLYAGFKLTEQASYACLLI